The Microlunatus antarcticus DNA segment GCACCCGGCGCAGGACCGCCACCCGGGCCTCGGGGAGGACGGGCGCGAACCAGCCGGCCACCGACCCCGGACGGGGCGTGCTCACGGCGTGACCCGCCACTGGGCGAGCGGGACCTCGTCGCGGGACACGACCCTGCCCTTGTGCAGGTAGCTCCGGTCCTGGACGAGGAGGACCTCGACGGGGCGGGGCTGGTCGGGGTGGCGAGAGCTCCAGCCGTCGCTGACCGCCCGGAGCAGGCTCGGGTCGCGCTCGAAGCGCGGGATCTGCGCCTCGACCTCGGCGCGGCTGATGCCGGCCGTCTCGACCCGCAGCGGCAGCTCGATGCGCGAACCGTCCGGCATCAGCCCGTAGGTGCGGGTGACGAGGACCGTGTCGTTCGGACCGGGGCGGAACGCGTACTGCGACAGCGGCCCCAGGGGCCAGGCGTCGTCCTTCACGGCCAGCGAGGTCGACCCGTGCACCAGCAGGACGACGAGGACGATCGCGGCGAACACCCGCCAGGCCAGCGATCCGCGGCTGATCGGCCGCACGTCGACGTCGGACCCGCTCACGTCGGCGATTGAAGCACGCAGCAGGCTACGAGGCCGTCACCGATGAGGATCGTGCACCGATGTCGGTGCACGATCCTCATCGCTGTCGGGTGTGTTCCTAGCCGGCCGCGTTCAGGCGGGCCAGCTCGTCGCTGCTCAGCTCGAGGTCGGCGGCGGTGGCGGAGTCGGTGATCGTCTCCGGACGCGAGGCGCCCGGGATCGGGATCACGACGTCGGCCAGCGCGAGCTCCCAGGCCAGGCACACGACCTGCGGGCTGACGCCGCGCTCCGACGCGACCTCGGCGAACGGCGCGAACTTGTCGCCCAGCCCCGCCGCGTTGGTGATGCCGCCGAGCGGGCTCCACGGCAGGAACGCGATGCCGAGCTCGGCGCACAGCTCGAGCTCGCCCTGGCTGGTGCGGAACGACGGGCTGAACTGGTTCTGCACCGAGGCGAGACGGCCGTCGAGGAGGTCGTTGGCCTGCCGGATCTGGTCGACGTCGGTGTTCGAGACGCCGGCGAGGGCGATCAGGCCCTCGTCGAGCAGCTCCTTCAGGACGCCGACGGACTCCTCGAAGGGGACCTCGGGGTCGGGACGGTGGAACTGGTAGAGCCCGATCTGCTCGACGCCGAGGCGCTTCGCCGACTCCTGCGCGGCCTGACGGAGGTGCTTGGCGCTGCCGTCGGCGGTCCAGCTGCCGTCGCCCGGACGCAGGTGCCCGCCCTTGGTGGCCACGACCACGTCGTCGGTCGACCCGCCGTACGACTTCAGCGCCTCGGCGATGAGCGACTCGTTGTGGCCGACCTCGTCGCCGTGCCAGTGGTAGGCGTCGGCGGTGTCGATCAGGGTGATGCCGGCGTCGAGCGCGGCGTGGATGGTGGCGATGGACCGGGGGCGGTCCGGGCGGCCCTCGATGGACATGGGCATGCCGCCGAGGCCGATCGCAGAGACGGACCGGCCGGCGAGAGTGCGTTGCTTCATAGCTCCTGCTTACCCGCCCGGGCGCAGTCTCTACCCGCCCGGGCGCAGGGGCAGACGCTCCGAGGCCCACCCGAGGTCGCGGACGGCCAGGTCGAAGGCGAACCGGTCCGTCATCCCCGCCACGTACGTCACCGCGGTCAGCACCGGGTCGTCGGTCGGGACCACCGTTCCGGGCAGTGCCCCGGGATGGGCCGTGAAGTGCTCGACCAGCGCCTGCAGCACCTCGACCACCGCCCGCGACTGGGCCAGCGACTCGGGCCGGACGTAGATCCGCTCGTAGTTGAACGCCCGCAGCGAGGCCAGCGCCGCAGCCGAGTCGGCCGCCATCCCGACCTCGCCGTGCTCGGCCACCCCGGCCACCACCGCGCGGACGAAGTGCCCCAGCTGCTCGCGCCGCGACCGCCCGGCCACGTCCGCGACGGCGTCGGGGATCTCGTCCGTGCCCAGGATCCCGGCGTGGACGGCGTCCTCGAGGTCGTGGGCGCAGTAGGCGATCCGGTCGGCCCAGCTGACGATCTCCCCCTCGACGGTGCTCGGTGCCGGGCGGGACCAGGAGTGGTTCCGGATGCCGTCGAGCGTCTGGGCGCAGAGGTTGAGGTCGAGCAGGGAGACGTCGGCGCCCCACGGGCCGTGGTCGAAGCCGCCGGGCACGTACGCGTCGAACGCGTCCTCGCTGGCGTGCCCGCCGGGGCCGTGGCCGCAGTCGTGGCCCAGGGCGATCGCCTCGGCCAGCGCCACGTTCACGCCGACGCCGCGGGCGATCGACGTCGCCACCTGCGCGACCTCGAGGGCGTGCGTCAGCCGCGTCCGCTGGTGGTCGGTCGGGTGCACGACGACCTGGGTCTTGCCCGCCAGCCGGCGGAACGCGGTCGAGTGCACGATCCGGTCCCGGTCCCGCTCGAAGCAGGTCCGCTCGGCGTCGGGCTCCTCGGGCCGGACGCGGTCCCCCGCCCCCGCGGCGAGGGTCGCGCCGGAGCGCAGCGACTCCCGCTCGTACGCCTCCCGCGTCAGCCGGTCGACCGTCCGGCCGGGCCCGACGTGCCCGTGCGACCCGGCGTGGGCGCGGACGAGGCCCTCGGCCGCGTGGCCGTGCATGGTCGTCGCCCACTGCTGGGCGCGCGCCGAGGGCTCGGGCCCGTCGACCGAGCCTGTCCTGAGCTTGTCGAAGGGCTCAGGGCGCAACGGGTCAGCCACCCGAGACGTGCTCGTCGTCGTCGAGGTCCAGAGTGGCGCCGCTGGTGTCGTCGAGCCAGTGCTCGGGCAGCGCGACCTTGCTCTTCGGCGCACCCTGGCGGCCGCGCGGCGTCCCCAGCTCGGTGACCGGGAAGGCCAGGTCGGGGTCGAGCCCGGCCAGCGCGGCGTCGAGCTCGGCGAACGACGACACCATGGCCAGCGCGCGCCGGGTGTCGCCGCCGACGGGATAGCCCTTGAGGTACCAGGCCATGTGCTTGCGCAGGTCGGTCAGCGCGCGGCGTTCACCCTGCTCGGGGTCGGTCTGGAGCCCGGCGAGCAGCTCGGCGTGCCGGCGGATGGTCACGGCGACCTCACCGGAGGTCGGCAGGGCACGACGCTCCGAGTCGCTCCCTGAACCGTCCCCCTGCAGCGCCACCGCGAGGTCGTGGAACAACCACGGCCGACCCAGGCAGCCACGGCCCACGACGACGCCGTCGGCGCCGGTCTGGTCGAGCATGCGGCGGGCGTCCTCGGCCTCCCAGACGTCGCCGTTGCCGAGCACCGGGATGGAGACGTGCTCCTTGAGCTTGGCGATGGTCGACCAGTCGGCGTGGCCGGAGTAGGACTGCTGCGCCGTACGCCCGTGCAGCGCGATGGAGGCGCAGCCCTCCTCCTCCGCGATGGTGCCGGCGTCGAGGTAGGTCTGGTGCGCGTCGTCGATCCCGACGCGGGTCTTCATCGTGACGGGGACG contains these protein-coding regions:
- a CDS encoding HD domain-containing protein, translated to MHGHAAEGLVRAHAGSHGHVGPGRTVDRLTREAYERESLRSGATLAAGAGDRVRPEEPDAERTCFERDRDRIVHSTAFRRLAGKTQVVVHPTDHQRTRLTHALEVAQVATSIARGVGVNVALAEAIALGHDCGHGPGGHASEDAFDAYVPGGFDHGPWGADVSLLDLNLCAQTLDGIRNHSWSRPAPSTVEGEIVSWADRIAYCAHDLEDAVHAGILGTDEIPDAVADVAGRSRREQLGHFVRAVVAGVAEHGEVGMAADSAAALASLRAFNYERIYVRPESLAQSRAVVEVLQALVEHFTAHPGALPGTVVPTDDPVLTAVTYVAGMTDRFAFDLAVRDLGWASERLPLRPGG
- a CDS encoding aldo/keto reductase; protein product: MKQRTLAGRSVSAIGLGGMPMSIEGRPDRPRSIATIHAALDAGITLIDTADAYHWHGDEVGHNESLIAEALKSYGGSTDDVVVATKGGHLRPGDGSWTADGSAKHLRQAAQESAKRLGVEQIGLYQFHRPDPEVPFEESVGVLKELLDEGLIALAGVSNTDVDQIRQANDLLDGRLASVQNQFSPSFRTSQGELELCAELGIAFLPWSPLGGITNAAGLGDKFAPFAEVASERGVSPQVVCLAWELALADVVIPIPGASRPETITDSATAADLELSSDELARLNAAG
- the dusB gene encoding tRNA dihydrouridine synthase DusB, which encodes MTGLSTRTGPWAAAAPVVELAPMAGVTNAAYRQLCREQHEAGGGTDGLFVCEMITSRGIVAGDRKTMEMLQFDPGETTRSVQLYGVDPVTMADATAILCERFGVGHVDLNFGCPVPKVTRKGGGAALPYKRDRLRSILRAVVAAARPYGVPVTMKTRVGIDDAHQTYLDAGTIAEEEGCASIALHGRTAQQSYSGHADWSTIAKLKEHVSIPVLGNGDVWEAEDARRMLDQTGADGVVVGRGCLGRPWLFHDLAVALQGDGSGSDSERRALPTSGEVAVTIRRHAELLAGLQTDPEQGERRALTDLRKHMAWYLKGYPVGGDTRRALAMVSSFAELDAALAGLDPDLAFPVTELGTPRGRQGAPKSKVALPEHWLDDTSGATLDLDDDEHVSGG